In the Vogesella sp. XCS3 genome, TCAGATAGTCTTCTGGTTTCATCGGGTATCCAGTGTCCTGGTAGCCCTGGCAGCACCGTGCTGTACGGGCTGATTTCAGTATTGCACTGCGGGGGCACCCGCAACTGACGCGGATCAAATACGGGCCCACCTACCCGCACAGCATGAGAAAAACAGGCCAGCACAGGCCTGCGGGGCAGACTGTGCTACCATGCGGCCTCGTATTTTTCCGTTTCCCGCCTGCTTTACCCGATGTTCTCATCGCCCAAGCATCGCCTCTGCCCTTTGGTCGCGACGTCTGTTCGACGCACATAGAGTCCAGCTCGTACCGCACCAAAGGTTTGCCATGCCAGGCTATACAGTAAAAACCCAGCACGTTCGCGTGGCTGGGGCCCCCGATCTCGTCATCCGTTCCTTGCTGGACAACCAGCAGTACGCCGACCCGCTAGGCGAAGCCGCCGCGCTGGGTATTTCCGAAGCCAGCTGGCCGCTATTTGGCCTGGTATGGCCATCTGCACAAAAGCTGGCCGACCTGATGCAAGACTGGGAACTGGGTACGCAGCGCATTCTGGAAATTGGCTGCGGACTGGGGCTGGCCAGCCTGGTGATACAGCGCCGTGCCGGCAATATCACCGCCAGCGACTGCCACCCGCTCACCGCAGGTTTTCTGGCGGCCAACGTGGCGCTGAATGCGCTGCCGCCGCTGCCCTACCTTACCGGTAACTGGGGGCACAGCAACCCGGGCCTGGGCGAGTTTGACCTGATTATCGGCAGCGATGTGCTGTACGAGCGCGACCAGCCACTGACCCTGGCCGCATTTATTGCCCTGCATGCCGCCCCAGCCGCCCAGGTCATCATCATCGACCCGAACCGTGGCAACCGCAGCCTGTTTCACCGCCAGATGGCCTTGCTGGGCTTTACACTGAGCGAAACCATGATCGAAGCCCCGTTGTGGGACGGCACACCCTATCGTGGCCGCCTGCTGCACTACCAGCGCAGCCTGCCACCAGCCAGCGTGTGCTAGCCCATGCAAAAGCCCACCGCAAAGGTGGGCTTTTTACTGTCAGGCTGGCTTGAACGGATACTAGCCTGGGCTCACAACAGGCGCCTTGCTTTGCAAGGCACGCCCCTGTACCGGCACGGTTGCCTCCTGCTGCGAGGGCTCCGGGTCTACGCTGAGCCAGCGCTTGATGCTGAGGCCGCCGGTAATGGTGGCGCTGGCGGCATCCTTGCACGACAGGCATACCGGCTTGCCGGTGCGTTCGCGTATCGCCACATCCACACGGGCACCATGCAGCACCTTGGACTTGTCGCGTTGCCATTCCAGCAGTGTGTTGGCCAGGTGGCGGTAGGACGGGTCTTTCATGCCGTAGATATCACGATAGGCGGTGAGCCACAGCTCGCCGGCCTCGTCCTCGTTCAACACCAGAGGCTGGTAGGCAATGGTCACCTGGGCGCCATTATTCACCCAGTCGGCCAAGGCCAGCGCATTCTCGTTTTTCAAGCGGACACAACCATGGCTACGCACCCCGGGCACGCTACCTGGCTGGTTGGTACCGTGAAAGCCCAGGCCCAGACGCGGCTCGCCAAAACGGATGAATACCTTGCCCAGCGGATTATCCGGCCCAGGTGGTACTTCGGTTTTCACCGGCTGGCCTTTTTTGGCCATTTCCGCCTGGATGGACTTGGGGACATGCCAGGTCGGGTCACGGTGAATACCGGTAATGCTGTAGCTGCCGGTAGGCGTACGCGTGATCTGCTTGCCCACCGCTACCGGGTAACTGCGCAGCAAAACGCCATCCTGATACAGCAACACACGGGTTTGCGGCAGGTTCACCACCAGATGCTGGCCCAGGGGGGCGATATCGACATCCGGCTCGGGGGTGGACGCCCATACAGTGCTACTGATGAAGGCAAAGAGGGCAAGGCTGGGCTTGAGTGTCAATTTGGTACTTTGAACAGGTTGCAATAGCGAGGATGGTAGCAGATGCAGACCGATTTGTTGTATTGCCATGCGGCCAACCGGGCACCGTGCGTTTTGCTGTGGTTTCTGCGACAATTGCCGCCTTTGCCAACGCATTTTGACTTTAAAAAACAATGACTCAACAGCAACAAATCGCCCAGATCGAATCCCTGGACCATGAAGGACGTGGTGTTGCCCACGTCGAAGGCAAGACAATATTTATCGAAGGCGCACTGCCTTACGAAGTAGTTACTTACAGCAGCTTCCGTAAAAAACCCAGCTACGAGAACGCGGTAGCGGTAGATGTGTTGAAAGACAGCTACATGCGCACCCAGCCATCCTGTCCGCACTATGGCGTATGCGGTGGCTGCTCCATGCAGCACGTGGAGTTTACCGCCCAGGTGGCCATCAAACAGCGCGTGCTGGAAGACAACCTGGCCCGCATCGGCAAGGTTCGCCCGCAAGTGGTCATGACCCCTATCGCCGGCCCGGCCTGGGGCTACCGCCACCGCGCCCGCCTGTCTGCCCGCCTGGTAGAGAAAAAAGGCGGCGTGCTGGTAGGTTTCCATGAAAAGCGCTCCAGCTTCATCGCCGACATGAACGAGTGCCACATTCTGCCCAAGCACATCTCGGCGCTGATTACCCCGCTGCGCCAGATGATTTACCAGCTGTCCATCAACAACCGCATGCCGCAGGTAGAAGTGGCCGTGGGCTCGGACGTGGACATCCTGGTGTTCCGCAATATGGACGCCATCACCGATGACGACTTCGCCATCCTGAAAGGCTTTTCCGACCAATACAGCCAGCCAGGCCGCCCGCTGCAAATGTGGCTGCAGCCCAAAGGCCCGGAAACCTGCTACCCCATCTACCCGCTGGACGCACCACGCCTGACCTACCGCCTGGCCGACTTCAACGTGGAAATGCCGTACTACCCCACCGAGTTCACCCAGGTCAACCCGGACATCAACAACGTGATGGTCGCCCGCGCCCTGCGCCTGCTGGACCCGCAAGCCGGCGAACGCATTGCCGACATGTTCTGCGGCATCGGCAACTTCACCCTGCCGATCGCCCGTAGCGGCGCCACCGTGCACGGCATGGAAGGCAGCCAGGCGCTGGTAAAACGCGCCGTGGAAAACGCCACCCACAACGGCCTGCAAGACAAGGTGAGCTACGAGATGGCCAACCTGTTCGACGTGACCGAAGAATCGCTGGCAGCGCTGGGCAAGTTCGACAAAATGCTGATCGACCCGCCACGCGACGGCGCCATCCAGCTGGTAAAAGCCTTTACCGAGGAAACCGCCCCACAGCGCCTAGTGTACGTATCGTGCAACCCGTCCACGCTGGCACGCGACGCCGGCATTCTGGTCCACACCAAGGGCTACACGCTGAAATCGGCCGGCATCGTGAACATGTTCCCGCACACCGGCCACGTGGAGTCCATTGCCTGGTTCGAAAAAACCAGCCCGTGCAAGACCCATGCCGAAGTAGCGGAAATGGAAGCGCGCGAAGAAGCCGAGCGCGACGCCGCCCGTGCCATCGCCATTGCCGCCCGCGAAGTGCGAGAAACCCAGCTGGCCGAGCTGCGTGCCATCGAAAAGGCCGAAAAGCAGGCTGCCAAAGCCGCCCGCACCGCCGAGTTCCAGGCCCGCACTGCGGCCAACGCGGAAAAGCGCGCCGCTTTCGAAGCCCGCCAGGCTGGTGGTGATGCGGGTAGTGAGCAGGCGGAGTAAGCACCAAGGCGGCAGCTACAGAGTTCCGTCACTAGGCGACTGTTCCGATAGGGCCACCGACTGCATTAGATGATTTTTGTATCGCTCGACCCCAGTTTTACCCCAGAGCGAACCATGAAGATTCATCTAACTGATAGTGCAATCGCTAGACTAAAGACCCCGGTTGACCGTGTTGAGTACAAAGACACGAGGCTTCCGGGGTTTACTTTACGCGTAGGACGAAGGGCGAAGGTCTGGTACTTCCGGTCTACCATCAATAGAGAGCGTGTCAGCGTTAAGCTTGGAACATGGCCTATCGTGAGCGCTGACTTAGCAAGGGCGCGTTGCACTCACTGGCTTCAACTGAACAGAGATACCTACGCTCTTGGTACTAGCACTGCCACTTCAAATCCCGCCCCAACACTGCCCACCACACCAACGCTCCAAGAAGTGTACGAAGAGTACACAAAGTCAAAGCAATTAAGATCGACCACGCTTGCTACCTACGGCAAGACATTACGGCTATATCTTTCGGCCTATATAAATCAGCCTCTCACAGCTTTGACATCGAAAACAGTAAGAGCTATATACTCTGGACTAAAAAGTAAAATCTCAGTTGCCAAGGCGAATGCTGCTTTATCTCTCATTAAAGCACTATGGCGCTGGTGGAGTGCTACACAAGAAATTGAACTTCCCGATATTTTCACAGCACTAGCCGCATCAGGAGAAAAGAAAAAAACAAAAGCAAAGGATGACGTATTAATTGATAGTCAAATTCAAGAACTCGGAAGAAATTTAAACAAGCTCAGAGAACAAAAAAAGAATTTCATCCTCACAGGGCTTTATACAGGGCTTCGTCTATCAGAACTTCTAAGACTCACTCCTTCATCCATCGACCAAAAATGCAAAACCATCAAAATTGACAACACAAAGAATGGGAAACCACACACTTTACCGATTAGCACACATCTAATGAATGTCCTAATTGAGCTATGTAAGGGCAAGGCTAACAGCACTCCGTTGTTTCCAGCACAAGCTAAAAATTGGTGCTCCAGCATATCAAAATTAGTGAACATACCCTTCTCAGCACATACACTGAGAAGAACTTTTGCATCACAAGCAACCAAAATAAACATCAACGCCTACACCATTAAAGCACTTCTAAATCATCACGCAGGCTCTGACATAACTCAATTGCATTACATTAGATTAAATGTAGACGATCTCAAATCGCCAATGCAAAAAATCTGCTCACACATTAACAACCTAATATACAACACCAGCAATACTGACGAAATACACAAAACACCTATTTAACACACTACATCTGCTTAGCCAAACACAGAAAAATCAACAGCTTAAAAAATAAAACCCCTATTTATTGCAGCTTTCCAATCGGAAAAATACAATATTTAGGGGTCATTTATGAAGAAAATCAAGACTTATTATAAGAAATCAATGCCTCGAAAACTCTAGGCTCAATTCGACTCTTGTACTTATGAGCCAAATCAGATAGAACCTTGTTCTTTTTCGCACCATTGACACGAGACAAGGCATAGTTAATTTCCGGAGGAATAAGACAGCAAGTCTCAGCAGAGTACACCTTATATCCACCAGAAAACAAATCTTTATCAACATGAAAGTCTTCTTCATCACATCCAACTTGAGAATGCCACCATTTGGCGAAATTCTGAAAACAAAGGAACTCATCACTAATCCCAGTCCCCACATAAGACAGATTATTTTTATAATTAAAAGCAGTCGCCAAATAAATCCTACTTTTCCATGCCCGATAGCACTTGGCACAATCTTTGGGAGTGTACTCACCATGTCCTACATAACCCAACCCGTTAATCACCCGATCAAAAGGCGACTTAAACTTCCTGCTAATTAGCTTGGAATTATCGATCTCCAAATAAACCTTAGAACCAGTTTGAAAATCTGCAAAGACAACTATAGATTTATTTTCGTCAACCCACTCAACTACCTCAGCATAATTTTCATATTTATTCTTAAAACATTCACCAATCCAGACAGACATAATTCAATTCCAATGATTATAAACAGTTGCCCTACTAAAACCAGTCTCCCGCTGCACTTCAGACTTTGAGAAGCCTAAAACCTTCAATCTCTGCACTATTATATATGTTTCATCCGCTTTGGAATTCAGACCAACGAGACCAACATTGCCAACCTTAGCATCTGGCGCGTAATTATTTACGAAGTAGTCCATTGTGGGCTTATCAATAAAGACAAATTCAACAGGAGCGTTAGAGCTTGCGTCCCGCAACTTTGTACGCAAGCAAAACTGATACGCTGCTTCAAAGCTATTGAATACCTCAATCGCATCAATGATATTTACTGGATCACCCCCGAGAAATTGGCAAACCTCTTTTAGATGTGACTTTACTTCCCCATTGAGTCTTGAAACACCTAGCCAAATTGCCTTCTGAAAACCATTTCTATATAACTCAATATCATGAAAACCTTGGGTTTCAAGCTCGTGCTCAGAGTACCCATGTACATTAGCGCCTCCAAAAATATTGAGCCCATGACTAACATAAGCCGCTCTAACGCCAACACCTGAAAATACCCCATCAGCGATAGACTTAAATTTACAATCGAGTGCACCTGACTTATTCGCATTAGTAGCGTATATAAAATCACTAGTGAGCAACCGCTTGGACTCCTTACATATATCTTCAAAAATTCCATTTTTTGCGATACTAGACAAACCAGCTCG is a window encoding:
- a CDS encoding methyltransferase, with protein sequence MPGYTVKTQHVRVAGAPDLVIRSLLDNQQYADPLGEAAALGISEASWPLFGLVWPSAQKLADLMQDWELGTQRILEIGCGLGLASLVIQRRAGNITASDCHPLTAGFLAANVALNALPPLPYLTGNWGHSNPGLGEFDLIIGSDVLYERDQPLTLAAFIALHAAPAAQVIIIDPNRGNRSLFHRQMALLGFTLSETMIEAPLWDGTPYRGRLLHYQRSLPPASVC
- a CDS encoding L,D-transpeptidase, yielding MAIQQIGLHLLPSSLLQPVQSTKLTLKPSLALFAFISSTVWASTPEPDVDIAPLGQHLVVNLPQTRVLLYQDGVLLRSYPVAVGKQITRTPTGSYSITGIHRDPTWHVPKSIQAEMAKKGQPVKTEVPPGPDNPLGKVFIRFGEPRLGLGFHGTNQPGSVPGVRSHGCVRLKNENALALADWVNNGAQVTIAYQPLVLNEDEAGELWLTAYRDIYGMKDPSYRHLANTLLEWQRDKSKVLHGARVDVAIRERTGKPVCLSCKDAASATITGGLSIKRWLSVDPEPSQQEATVPVQGRALQSKAPVVSPG
- the rlmD gene encoding 23S rRNA (uracil(1939)-C(5))-methyltransferase RlmD: MTQQQQIAQIESLDHEGRGVAHVEGKTIFIEGALPYEVVTYSSFRKKPSYENAVAVDVLKDSYMRTQPSCPHYGVCGGCSMQHVEFTAQVAIKQRVLEDNLARIGKVRPQVVMTPIAGPAWGYRHRARLSARLVEKKGGVLVGFHEKRSSFIADMNECHILPKHISALITPLRQMIYQLSINNRMPQVEVAVGSDVDILVFRNMDAITDDDFAILKGFSDQYSQPGRPLQMWLQPKGPETCYPIYPLDAPRLTYRLADFNVEMPYYPTEFTQVNPDINNVMVARALRLLDPQAGERIADMFCGIGNFTLPIARSGATVHGMEGSQALVKRAVENATHNGLQDKVSYEMANLFDVTEESLAALGKFDKMLIDPPRDGAIQLVKAFTEETAPQRLVYVSCNPSTLARDAGILVHTKGYTLKSAGIVNMFPHTGHVESIAWFEKTSPCKTHAEVAEMEAREEAERDAARAIAIAAREVRETQLAELRAIEKAEKQAAKAARTAEFQARTAANAEKRAAFEARQAGGDAGSEQAE
- a CDS encoding tyrosine-type recombinase/integrase, which produces MSADLARARCTHWLQLNRDTYALGTSTATSNPAPTLPTTPTLQEVYEEYTKSKQLRSTTLATYGKTLRLYLSAYINQPLTALTSKTVRAIYSGLKSKISVAKANAALSLIKALWRWWSATQEIELPDIFTALAASGEKKKTKAKDDVLIDSQIQELGRNLNKLREQKKNFILTGLYTGLRLSELLRLTPSSIDQKCKTIKIDNTKNGKPHTLPISTHLMNVLIELCKGKANSTPLFPAQAKNWCSSISKLVNIPFSAHTLRRTFASQATKININAYTIKALLNHHAGSDITQLHYIRLNVDDLKSPMQKICSHINNLIYNTSNTDEIHKTPI